The following are encoded in a window of Dysidea avara chromosome 4, odDysAvar1.4, whole genome shotgun sequence genomic DNA:
- the LOC136254023 gene encoding E3 ubiquitin-protein ligase TRIM71-like isoform X1: MQVYASKNNRNMATNWEKVKEELTCAICQDLLNDPKILPCLHSFCTGCLKEWLGRLPYLEASKRELECPLCRGKVALSTPRAVEELPSHFSAVRLVEIVSLQEQASSKKVTPICQSCEEEQATSCCNECAIFLCNFCEKAHRKVKATRDHEICSLDDMKKTSGQIPSILPEKIEMCPVHPTKPLELYCRCEEMLICRDCIIKKHKDHDYDVISDVIDVEKKILQEALPGIQQLIDEVEGAINGVKSKRQDVKNRKEENLHRLDDAFNTLHTALDERKRQLQQQITQDTEGKDNGLGVQEDEMCFLLSQLKSCWSFINDKLQRGVSKDVLAMKRSMLERRDKLKEMESKTKLNPVSQEHSLINVKGTEKIIHQIRLFCNVQECCTVVDLKDIVPIGKKNCFTLQLKDFLGNDICNSKELDILVQYDNKDRVTEVATIREIGSGSYEASYVRKFGGSHTVSVQVGGEPVPGSPFKVTTTLRDYTKIEVQNCQLITQYGGKKFQCPYDITTTTNDDVVMVDYTNKDVVILNKDMKLIRSFGQGSGDSKLNNPVGVAVGHNVIAVSEYDDHVVKKFTLQGDYLSKFGSCGSGDGQFTNPQGLTFNSKGLLYVVDRSNYRIQLFDNNNKFLFKFGSEGFNPGQFQDPCYIALDSSDQVYVTDYDSSGGIIVFNEDGHFIKKINCNNPLAFCLTPDDYIITDPGNTLTVFSPTHQMIIKFGSYGSQRGQFNNILGIAVNSVGTIFVTEEDNHRLQVITT; encoded by the exons ATGCAAGTATATGCGAGCAAAAACAATAGAAACATGGCGACTAACTGGGAAAAGGTGAAAGAAGAGCTCACTTGTGCAATCTGTCAAGATCTCTTAAATGACCCCAAGATACTACCTTGTCTTCATTCGTTTTGTACTGGCTGCCTTAAAGAATGGTTGGGTCGATTGCCCTACTTGGAGGCTTCGAAACGTGAGCTTGAGTGTCCACTATGCAGAGGAAAAGTTGCGTTATCCACTCCACGTGCTGTAGAAGAATTACCATCGCATTTTTCAGCCGTTCGTCTGGTAGAGATCGTGAGTCTACAAGAGCAAGCAAGCAGTAAGAAGGTCACGCCCATCTGTCAGAGTTGCGAGGAAGAACAAGCAACGTCATGTTGCAACGAGTGTGCTATATTCTTGTGCAACTTTTGTGAAAAGGCGCACCGCAAAGTCAAAGCCACGAGAGATCACGAAATTTGCTCACTAGATGACATGAAGAAAACCAGTGGCCAAATTCCATCCATTTTACCAGAGAAGATTGAGATGTGTCCTGTCCACCCTACCAAACCACTGGAGTTGTACTGCAGGTGTGAAGAAATGTTGATCTGTCGAGACTGCATCATCAAGAAACACAAGGACCATGACTATGATGTGATCTCTGACGTCATAGATGTTGAGAAGAAAATATTGCAGGAAGCTCTTCCAGGTATCCAGCAACTAATAGATGAAGTAGAAGGAGCCATCAATGGAGTAAAAAGCAAAAGACAAGATGTGAAGAACAGGAAAGAAGAAAACTTGCACAGGTTGGACGATGCCTTTAATACCCTCCATACTGCCCTAGATGAACGAAAGAGACAGTTACAACAACAGATCACACAGGATACAGAGGGAAAGGATAATGGTTTAGGAGTACAGGAAGATGAAATGTGTTTCTTGTTAAGCCAGTTGAAGAGCTGCTGGAGTTTCATCAACGATAAACTACAACGAGGTGTTAGCAAAGATGTATTGGCCATGAAAAGGTCAATGTTGGAGCGAAGAGATAAACTGAAAGAAATGGAGAGCAAGACAAAACTAAATCCAGTATCTCAGGAACATTCACTTATCAACGTGAAAGGCACTGAAAAGATCATTCACCAGATCAGATTATTTTGCAATGTACAGGAATGCTGTACTGTTGTAGACCTGAAGGATATAGTTCCTATTGGCAAGAAGAATTGCTTTACATTACAACTAAAAGATTTCTTGGGTAATGACATTTGCAATTCCAAAGAGTTAGATATTCTAGTACAATATGACAACAAGGATCGGGTCACTGAGGTGGCTACTATCAGAGAAATTGGTAGTGGCAGTTATGAGGCTTCCTATGTTCGTAAATTTGGTGGAAGTCATACCGTGTCTGTACAGGTGGGAGGAGAACCTGTTCCTGGGAGTCCATTTAA AGTGACAACAACATTGAGAGACTACACTAAAATTGAAGTACAAAATTGTCAACTGATCACACAATATGGAGGAAAAAAGTTTCAGTGTCCTTATGATATTACCACCACCACTAATGATGATGTTGTTATGGTAGACTATACCAATAAAGATGTAGTGATACTAAATAAAGATATGAAGTTGATCAGATCATTTGGTCAAGGAAGTGGAGATAGTAAACTGAACAATCCTGTAGGTGTAGCTGTAGGTCACAATGTAATAGCAGTTAGTGAGTATGATGATCATGTGGTGAAGAAGTTTACTCTACAAGGAGACTACCTATCAAAGTTTGGCTCCTGTGGCAGTGGAGATGGCCAATTCACTAATCCTCAAGGACTAACATTTAATAGTAAAGGTTTACTATATGTGGTGGACCGTAGTAACTATAGAATTCAGCTTTTTGATAACAACAATAAATTTTTATTCAAATTTGGCTCTGAAGGATTTAATCCAGGACAGTTTCAGGATCCATGTTATATTGCCCTGGACAGCAGTGACCAAGTGTATGTGACTGACTATGATAGTAGTGGAGGAATAATTGTGTTTAATGAAGATGGTCACTTTATTAAGAAGATCAATTGTAACAATCCATTAGCCTTTTGTCTTACTCCTGATGATTATATAATAACTGATCCTGGTAACACCCTCACAGTGTTCAGCCCCACCCACCAGATGATTATTAAGTTTGGATCATATGGAAGTCAAAGAGGACAATTCAATAACATCCTTGGTATAGCAGTCAACAGTGTTGGTACTATCTTTGTTACAGAGGAGGACAATCATCGTCTTCAAGTTATTACCACTTGA
- the LOC136254023 gene encoding E3 ubiquitin-protein ligase TRIM71-like isoform X2, with amino-acid sequence MQVYASKNNRNMATNWEKVKEELTCAICQDLLNDPKILPCLHSFCTGCLKRELECPLCRGKVALSTPRAVEELPSHFSAVRLVEIVSLQEQASSKKVTPICQSCEEEQATSCCNECAIFLCNFCEKAHRKVKATRDHEICSLDDMKKTSGQIPSILPEKIEMCPVHPTKPLELYCRCEEMLICRDCIIKKHKDHDYDVISDVIDVEKKILQEALPGIQQLIDEVEGAINGVKSKRQDVKNRKEENLHRLDDAFNTLHTALDERKRQLQQQITQDTEGKDNGLGVQEDEMCFLLSQLKSCWSFINDKLQRGVSKDVLAMKRSMLERRDKLKEMESKTKLNPVSQEHSLINVKGTEKIIHQIRLFCNVQECCTVVDLKDIVPIGKKNCFTLQLKDFLGNDICNSKELDILVQYDNKDRVTEVATIREIGSGSYEASYVRKFGGSHTVSVQVGGEPVPGSPFKVTTTLRDYTKIEVQNCQLITQYGGKKFQCPYDITTTTNDDVVMVDYTNKDVVILNKDMKLIRSFGQGSGDSKLNNPVGVAVGHNVIAVSEYDDHVVKKFTLQGDYLSKFGSCGSGDGQFTNPQGLTFNSKGLLYVVDRSNYRIQLFDNNNKFLFKFGSEGFNPGQFQDPCYIALDSSDQVYVTDYDSSGGIIVFNEDGHFIKKINCNNPLAFCLTPDDYIITDPGNTLTVFSPTHQMIIKFGSYGSQRGQFNNILGIAVNSVGTIFVTEEDNHRLQVITT; translated from the exons ATGCAAGTATATGCGAGCAAAAACAATAGAAACATGGCGACTAACTGGGAAAAGGTGAAAGAAGAGCTCACTTGTGCAATCTGTCAAGATCTCTTAAATGACCCCAAGATACTACCTTGTCTTCATTCGTTTTGTACTGGCTGCCTTAAA CGTGAGCTTGAGTGTCCACTATGCAGAGGAAAAGTTGCGTTATCCACTCCACGTGCTGTAGAAGAATTACCATCGCATTTTTCAGCCGTTCGTCTGGTAGAGATCGTGAGTCTACAAGAGCAAGCAAGCAGTAAGAAGGTCACGCCCATCTGTCAGAGTTGCGAGGAAGAACAAGCAACGTCATGTTGCAACGAGTGTGCTATATTCTTGTGCAACTTTTGTGAAAAGGCGCACCGCAAAGTCAAAGCCACGAGAGATCACGAAATTTGCTCACTAGATGACATGAAGAAAACCAGTGGCCAAATTCCATCCATTTTACCAGAGAAGATTGAGATGTGTCCTGTCCACCCTACCAAACCACTGGAGTTGTACTGCAGGTGTGAAGAAATGTTGATCTGTCGAGACTGCATCATCAAGAAACACAAGGACCATGACTATGATGTGATCTCTGACGTCATAGATGTTGAGAAGAAAATATTGCAGGAAGCTCTTCCAGGTATCCAGCAACTAATAGATGAAGTAGAAGGAGCCATCAATGGAGTAAAAAGCAAAAGACAAGATGTGAAGAACAGGAAAGAAGAAAACTTGCACAGGTTGGACGATGCCTTTAATACCCTCCATACTGCCCTAGATGAACGAAAGAGACAGTTACAACAACAGATCACACAGGATACAGAGGGAAAGGATAATGGTTTAGGAGTACAGGAAGATGAAATGTGTTTCTTGTTAAGCCAGTTGAAGAGCTGCTGGAGTTTCATCAACGATAAACTACAACGAGGTGTTAGCAAAGATGTATTGGCCATGAAAAGGTCAATGTTGGAGCGAAGAGATAAACTGAAAGAAATGGAGAGCAAGACAAAACTAAATCCAGTATCTCAGGAACATTCACTTATCAACGTGAAAGGCACTGAAAAGATCATTCACCAGATCAGATTATTTTGCAATGTACAGGAATGCTGTACTGTTGTAGACCTGAAGGATATAGTTCCTATTGGCAAGAAGAATTGCTTTACATTACAACTAAAAGATTTCTTGGGTAATGACATTTGCAATTCCAAAGAGTTAGATATTCTAGTACAATATGACAACAAGGATCGGGTCACTGAGGTGGCTACTATCAGAGAAATTGGTAGTGGCAGTTATGAGGCTTCCTATGTTCGTAAATTTGGTGGAAGTCATACCGTGTCTGTACAGGTGGGAGGAGAACCTGTTCCTGGGAGTCCATTTAA AGTGACAACAACATTGAGAGACTACACTAAAATTGAAGTACAAAATTGTCAACTGATCACACAATATGGAGGAAAAAAGTTTCAGTGTCCTTATGATATTACCACCACCACTAATGATGATGTTGTTATGGTAGACTATACCAATAAAGATGTAGTGATACTAAATAAAGATATGAAGTTGATCAGATCATTTGGTCAAGGAAGTGGAGATAGTAAACTGAACAATCCTGTAGGTGTAGCTGTAGGTCACAATGTAATAGCAGTTAGTGAGTATGATGATCATGTGGTGAAGAAGTTTACTCTACAAGGAGACTACCTATCAAAGTTTGGCTCCTGTGGCAGTGGAGATGGCCAATTCACTAATCCTCAAGGACTAACATTTAATAGTAAAGGTTTACTATATGTGGTGGACCGTAGTAACTATAGAATTCAGCTTTTTGATAACAACAATAAATTTTTATTCAAATTTGGCTCTGAAGGATTTAATCCAGGACAGTTTCAGGATCCATGTTATATTGCCCTGGACAGCAGTGACCAAGTGTATGTGACTGACTATGATAGTAGTGGAGGAATAATTGTGTTTAATGAAGATGGTCACTTTATTAAGAAGATCAATTGTAACAATCCATTAGCCTTTTGTCTTACTCCTGATGATTATATAATAACTGATCCTGGTAACACCCTCACAGTGTTCAGCCCCACCCACCAGATGATTATTAAGTTTGGATCATATGGAAGTCAAAGAGGACAATTCAATAACATCCTTGGTATAGCAGTCAACAGTGTTGGTACTATCTTTGTTACAGAGGAGGACAATCATCGTCTTCAAGTTATTACCACTTGA
- the LOC136254456 gene encoding uncharacterized protein gives MNCPTGGYPTLRHNELRDFTAAILSEVCTDVCVEPPLQSLSGETLTYATANREDGARLDVSAVGFWGGHHQRTFFDVKVFNPTASSYRATPVASLYRRFEKEKRRKYEQRIREVEMGSFTPLVFSTFGGISGCTSIFYKRLAYLLSLKREVPYSSVMSWLRCRISFSLLRSAIACLRGARSHSGCPISHRALDLVLSEGRVPSP, from the coding sequence ATGAACTGCCCTACAGGTGGCTACCCCACCCTTCGGCACAACGAACTTAGGGATTTTACTGCTGCCATCCTGTCAGAAGTCTGTACTGATGTGTGTGTTGAGCCCCCTTTACAGTCTCTCTCTGGTGAAACACTCACATACGCTACTGCAAATCGTGAGGATGGAGCACGATTGGATGTTTCAGCTGTTGGGTTCTGGGGTGGTCACCACCAACGGactttctttgatgttaaggTGTTTAATCCAACTGCTTCGTCATACCGTGCTACACCAGTGGCTTCATTGTATCGGAGATTTGAAAAGGAGAAACGTAGGAAATATGAGCAGAGGATTAGGGAGGTTGAGATGGGTTCATTTACCCCATTAGTCTTTTCAACGTTTGGTGGAATCAGTGGATGTACCAGCATCTTTTACAAACGTCTAGCCTACTTACTGTCCCTGAAGAGAGAAGTTCCCTACAGCAGCGTGATGTCTTGGCTACGTTGTCGCATCAGCTTCTCGTTGCTCCGCTCAGCGATTGCGTGCCTTAGGGGGGCGCGCTCCCACAGTGGTTGTCCCATCAGCCATAGGGCACTTGACCTTGTACTATCAGAGGGTCGGGTGCCTTCCccctaa